The proteins below come from a single Nocardioides eburneiflavus genomic window:
- a CDS encoding class F sortase, with product MADVRGRRLTAVLLGAAAPALAAGGLLLAGGVGGPPPAEVTPTSPPPAAVQVAEPVRTPAPSATPSPASSPADPGVRPELLVVPALGVGAPVAGIRTEGGVLTPPSDPRQVGWWTGGARPGASAGAAVVTGHTVRAGGGAFDDLETLAAGDDVVVRSGAREVAYAVDTVEVLSRDELARRSASLFGRTGPGRLVLITCEDWDGTAYRSNVVVTARPAG from the coding sequence GTGGCTGACGTCCGCGGTCGTCGACTGACGGCCGTCCTGCTGGGGGCAGCCGCACCCGCGCTCGCCGCGGGTGGGCTGCTCCTCGCCGGTGGCGTCGGCGGGCCGCCGCCGGCCGAGGTCACGCCGACCTCGCCGCCACCCGCGGCGGTGCAGGTGGCGGAGCCGGTTCGTACGCCCGCTCCGTCGGCGACACCCTCGCCGGCCTCGTCCCCGGCCGACCCGGGCGTACGGCCGGAGCTGCTCGTCGTGCCGGCGCTCGGTGTCGGGGCGCCGGTGGCGGGGATCCGCACCGAGGGCGGCGTGCTCACGCCGCCCTCCGACCCGCGGCAGGTGGGCTGGTGGACGGGAGGGGCCCGACCCGGGGCGTCCGCCGGCGCCGCCGTCGTGACCGGCCACACGGTGCGCGCCGGCGGGGGAGCGTTCGACGACCTCGAGACCCTGGCTGCCGGCGACGACGTCGTCGTCCGCTCCGGGGCGCGCGAAGTGGCCTACGCGGTCGACACCGTCGAGGTGCTCAGCCGGGACGAGCTGGCGCGCAGGAGCGCGTCCCTGTTCGGCCGGACCGGTCCTGGCCGGCTGGTGCTCATCACCTGCGAGGACTGGGACGGCACCGCCTATCGCAGCAACGTGGTGGTCACGGCGCGGCCGGCCGGCTGA
- a CDS encoding lipid II:glycine glycyltransferase FemX — MTTPLTLRPISAQEHRDFITTRSSASFLQTPAWASVKAEWRAESIGWFRDGHVVGVGLVLYRQLPKVRRYLAYLPEGPVIDWTGDDLEAWLAPMVAHLERQGAFAVRMGPPVVTRRWSAAQIKAGVADESVRRLGDVPPLERSQDGARVIAQLHELGWQQQTAEGGFSAGQPQFNFQVPLVDGDGVPRSEDDVLKGMNQLWRRNIKKADKSGVEVSRGERADLKAFHDLYVHTAERDYFTPRPLSYFQTMYDALGAEDPDRIQLWLARHEGDLVAATIAIRVGTHAWYSYGASSTEKREVRGSNAVQWAMIRHAMAAGAHVYDLRGITETLDADDPHVGLIQFKVGTGGEAVEYAGEWDLPVNRVIYKAFQLYLARRG; from the coding sequence GTGACGACCCCCCTGACGCTCCGCCCCATCTCTGCGCAGGAGCACCGCGACTTCATCACCACCCGGTCGTCCGCCAGCTTCCTGCAGACCCCCGCCTGGGCGAGCGTGAAGGCCGAGTGGAGGGCCGAGTCGATCGGCTGGTTCCGAGACGGCCACGTCGTCGGAGTGGGTCTCGTCCTCTACCGCCAGCTGCCGAAGGTCCGGCGCTACCTCGCCTACCTGCCCGAGGGCCCCGTGATCGACTGGACCGGCGACGACCTCGAGGCGTGGCTGGCACCGATGGTCGCGCACCTCGAGCGCCAGGGGGCGTTCGCCGTCCGGATGGGCCCGCCGGTGGTGACCCGCCGGTGGTCCGCCGCGCAGATCAAGGCCGGCGTCGCGGACGAGTCCGTACGCCGGCTCGGCGACGTGCCTCCCCTCGAGCGGTCGCAGGACGGCGCGCGGGTCATCGCGCAGCTGCACGAGCTGGGGTGGCAGCAGCAGACGGCGGAGGGCGGCTTCTCGGCCGGCCAGCCGCAGTTCAACTTCCAGGTGCCGCTCGTCGACGGCGACGGTGTCCCGCGCAGCGAGGACGACGTGCTCAAGGGCATGAACCAGCTCTGGCGCCGCAACATCAAGAAGGCCGACAAGTCGGGGGTCGAGGTCTCCCGCGGCGAGCGCGCCGACCTCAAGGCCTTCCACGACCTCTACGTCCACACCGCGGAGCGCGACTACTTCACGCCGCGGCCGCTGTCCTACTTCCAGACCATGTACGACGCCCTCGGCGCCGAGGACCCCGACCGGATCCAGCTGTGGCTGGCCCGGCACGAGGGCGACCTCGTCGCCGCGACCATCGCGATCCGGGTCGGCACCCACGCCTGGTACTCCTACGGCGCCTCCTCCACCGAGAAGCGTGAGGTGCGCGGGTCCAACGCCGTGCAGTGGGCGATGATCCGCCACGCCATGGCTGCCGGCGCCCACGTCTACGACCTCCGCGGCATCACCGAGACCCTCGACGCCGACGACCCGCACGTCGGCCTGATCCAGTTCAAGGTCGGCACGGGCGGCGAGGCCGTCGAGTACGCCGGGGAGTGGGACCTGCCGGTCAACCGGGTGATCTACAAGGCCTTCCAACTCTACCTGGCGAGGCGCGGATGA